Proteins encoded within one genomic window of Kibdelosporangium phytohabitans:
- a CDS encoding LCP family protein has product MPQNAGQNSAVLPAPGANGHTGQQQRPPRPQQPSQQLPSPQQVQQVQQQLSQQLPIPNGSQNGRPPLPPAAPLSAQPGQMSAQLPIPPVAERNGMEPSGPVDHDPNIPPALKRPAPPSERKPLPPRRDLDPVSMTTEMEAISEEVKEIRRVDATLARFSAVHDELAEEERQKKEKRERMMPWLKGESEGGAEPDALAEHPATGTIDPAIDPELADAPTVDQHEPVEPTVHIEPARSAEPSVPPEPPEPVRQTAGGGGTRKPPPHKFLKTGRILAASVAAVLLLATGVVWGGKEWIDGQFNEVAALDENSSDIQQGEAQRGDENFLMVGSDTRAGAEAEDGVGSADNIKGARSDTIMIAHVPKDRKRVVMVSFPRDLEVAIPECEKYDSEAAKYTDQKSKPQKNQKINVAYFLGGPKCVTKVVQNLTGLKINHFVGINFHGFKGMVDAVQGVEMCVEKPMWDNKLNTWIVEKPGEKVMLQGDAALNFVRARHVSTTKGGKEDPTSDYGRIKRQQRFLSSLLRKSMSSQVLLDPGKLKNFVSAFTKATFGEGVDTDQLITLGRSLQSVQAGKVTFITVPTVGLPNDRGNEVLRDKDNKALFNAIINKAPLPGEQGDGAPQAQAGTTPQAVQAQQPGQLVDPKSVKVQVLNATGKDGEGRAVQTKLRGQGFDVVQATGGTTRPDTVVKFGTDLNAATTVAAAVPGAKLEKDDSVGGAVMLVLGQDFGGKIQAPSQGNVSAPGTTTPPPAAEAPKGLSTVNAGDIRCA; this is encoded by the coding sequence ATGCCCCAGAACGCCGGGCAGAACTCTGCCGTGCTGCCCGCACCGGGTGCCAACGGGCACACCGGCCAGCAGCAGCGGCCACCGCGCCCACAGCAACCCTCGCAGCAGCTCCCGTCGCCGCAGCAGGTGCAGCAGGTGCAACAGCAGTTGTCGCAGCAGCTGCCGATCCCGAACGGGAGCCAGAACGGGCGCCCGCCGCTCCCACCGGCAGCGCCGCTGTCGGCCCAACCCGGGCAGATGTCGGCTCAGCTGCCGATCCCGCCTGTTGCCGAGCGCAACGGCATGGAGCCCAGCGGCCCGGTCGACCACGACCCGAACATCCCGCCCGCGCTCAAGCGCCCGGCGCCGCCGAGCGAGCGCAAGCCGCTGCCGCCGCGGCGTGACCTCGACCCCGTCAGCATGACCACCGAGATGGAAGCCATCTCCGAGGAGGTCAAGGAAATCCGCAGGGTGGACGCCACCCTCGCGCGCTTCTCCGCCGTTCACGACGAGCTCGCCGAAGAGGAACGACAAAAGAAGGAAAAGCGCGAGCGCATGATGCCGTGGCTAAAAGGGGAAAGCGAGGGCGGCGCAGAGCCTGACGCCCTCGCGGAACACCCGGCCACAGGCACCATCGACCCGGCGATCGACCCCGAGCTGGCCGACGCCCCCACTGTCGATCAACACGAGCCAGTCGAGCCGACGGTTCACATCGAACCCGCGCGTTCCGCTGAGCCGTCCGTTCCACCGGAGCCCCCCGAGCCGGTCCGGCAGACCGCCGGCGGCGGGGGTACCCGCAAGCCACCGCCGCACAAGTTCCTCAAGACCGGCCGGATCCTCGCCGCGTCCGTCGCGGCGGTCCTGCTCCTGGCCACCGGCGTGGTGTGGGGCGGCAAGGAGTGGATCGACGGCCAGTTCAACGAAGTCGCGGCGCTGGACGAGAACTCGTCCGACATCCAGCAGGGCGAAGCGCAGCGCGGTGACGAGAACTTCCTGATGGTCGGCTCGGACACCCGGGCGGGAGCGGAGGCCGAGGACGGTGTCGGCAGCGCCGACAACATCAAGGGCGCTCGATCCGACACGATCATGATCGCGCACGTGCCGAAGGACAGGAAGCGCGTCGTGATGGTGTCGTTCCCGCGTGACCTGGAGGTCGCGATCCCGGAGTGCGAGAAGTACGACTCCGAGGCGGCGAAGTACACCGACCAGAAGAGCAAGCCGCAGAAGAACCAGAAGATCAACGTGGCGTACTTCCTCGGCGGCCCCAAGTGCGTCACCAAGGTGGTCCAGAACCTGACCGGCCTGAAGATCAACCACTTCGTCGGCATCAACTTCCACGGTTTCAAGGGCATGGTCGACGCCGTGCAGGGCGTCGAGATGTGCGTCGAGAAACCGATGTGGGACAACAAGTTGAACACCTGGATCGTCGAGAAGCCCGGCGAGAAGGTGATGTTGCAGGGCGACGCGGCGCTGAACTTCGTGCGCGCGCGGCACGTCAGCACCACGAAGGGCGGCAAGGAGGACCCGACCTCCGACTACGGCCGGATCAAGCGCCAGCAGCGGTTCCTGTCTTCCTTGCTGCGCAAGTCGATGTCCAGCCAGGTGTTGCTCGATCCCGGCAAGCTCAAGAACTTCGTGAGCGCGTTCACCAAGGCCACGTTCGGCGAGGGCGTCGACACCGATCAGCTGATCACGCTCGGCCGGTCGCTGCAGAGCGTCCAGGCGGGCAAGGTCACGTTCATCACCGTCCCGACAGTCGGCCTGCCCAACGACCGCGGCAACGAAGTGTTGCGGGACAAGGACAACAAGGCCCTGTTCAACGCGATCATCAACAAGGCACCGCTGCCGGGCGAGCAGGGTGACGGCGCACCGCAGGCACAGGCGGGCACGACCCCGCAGGCGGTGCAGGCCCAGCAACCCGGCCAGCTCGTCGACCCGAAGTCGGTCAAGGTCCAGGTCCTCAACGCCACCGGCAAGGACGGCGAGGGCCGCGCTGTCCAGACCAAGCTGCGCGGCCAGGGCTTCGACGTGGTGCAGGCGACCGGTGGGACCACCCGCCCGGACACCGTGGTCAAGTTCGGCACGGACCTCAACGCCGCGACCACCGTGGCCGCCGCCGTCCCCGGTGCGAAGCTGGAGAAGGACGACTCGGTCGGCGGAGCGGTGATGCTGGTGCTCGGCCAGGACTTCGGCGGCAAGATCCAGGCGCCCTCGCAGGGCAACGTCAGCGCACCGGGCACCACGACGCCGCCACCAGCGGCGGAGGCGCCCAAGGGCCTGTCGACGGTCAACGCGGGCGACATCCGGTGCGCCTAG
- the phoU gene encoding phosphate signaling complex protein PhoU, with protein sequence MREAYRDQLGQLADQLADMCSMVGDAMSHATKALLDSDLALAEQVIGDDTKIDDARAKAEEEAYALLALQAPVATDLRTVLAVIHAAESLERMGDLALHVAKAARRRHPNPVLPDAVRPYFAEMGKIACKMAEQAEQVIRTQDIELARQLDETDDEMDDLHQHLFTVLMDREWPHGVAAAVDVTLLGRFYERFADHAVSVAKRVVFVVTGKMPGYSSDEI encoded by the coding sequence ATGCGTGAGGCCTACCGTGACCAGCTCGGTCAACTCGCCGATCAGCTGGCCGACATGTGTTCCATGGTCGGCGACGCCATGTCGCATGCGACCAAGGCGCTGCTGGATTCCGATCTGGCACTCGCCGAGCAGGTGATCGGCGACGACACCAAGATCGACGACGCCAGGGCGAAAGCCGAGGAAGAGGCCTACGCCCTGCTCGCGCTGCAGGCGCCGGTCGCCACCGACCTGCGGACCGTGCTCGCGGTCATCCACGCGGCGGAAAGCCTTGAGCGGATGGGCGACCTGGCGTTGCACGTGGCCAAGGCCGCGCGCAGGCGCCACCCGAACCCGGTGCTGCCGGACGCGGTCCGGCCGTACTTCGCCGAGATGGGCAAGATCGCGTGCAAGATGGCCGAGCAGGCCGAGCAGGTGATCCGGACCCAGGACATCGAGCTGGCGCGTCAGCTCGACGAGACCGACGACGAGATGGACGACCTGCACCAGCACCTGTTCACCGTGCTGATGGACCGCGAATGGCCGCACGGCGTGGCCGCCGCGGTGGACGTGACGCTGCTGGGCCGCTTCTACGAGCGGTTCGCCGACCACGCGGTGTCGGTCGCCAAGCGCGTCGTCTTCGTCGTGACGGGCAAGATGCCCGGGTACAGCTCCGACGAGATCTAG
- a CDS encoding WXG100 family type VII secretion target produces the protein MPDESDGVYIDDLGSVGTTGRSGLRVSDLLARIAARGQTAPRPSCSDEGTRAAPLPEGVLYANIDHPTLKAMVTENVDPDQVGALATGWQQAGAKLTQFQDDVVSAVNSSREDWQGAAGEAARQFMMDVGQWIGGAGRGAELAGSQAAKQSEALAAARNSMPDPVAFDVDAANAELRQITDPVQWISRYAEHMEAYAAQQAAQQRAAEVVTTFDAALADSATMPAFAPPPEMAATGAPMPRASQDGTSPMSASSDVPTPVTSPENAIRDDSAPQAAAAVPLAGGFAVAPLAAAAGPRPVDQAVPGAQAAENYMLDGDRTFGTRPTMPPVIGG, from the coding sequence CTCGCCAGGATCGCCGCCCGCGGGCAGACCGCGCCCCGGCCCAGCTGCTCCGACGAGGGCACGCGGGCCGCGCCGCTGCCGGAAGGCGTCCTGTACGCCAACATCGACCACCCCACGCTCAAGGCGATGGTCACCGAGAACGTCGACCCCGACCAGGTCGGCGCGCTGGCCACCGGCTGGCAGCAGGCCGGCGCCAAGCTGACCCAGTTCCAGGACGACGTGGTCAGCGCGGTCAACAGCAGCCGCGAGGACTGGCAGGGCGCCGCGGGCGAGGCCGCGAGGCAGTTCATGATGGATGTCGGGCAGTGGATCGGCGGCGCGGGCCGCGGCGCCGAACTGGCCGGCTCGCAGGCCGCCAAGCAGTCGGAAGCCCTCGCCGCCGCGCGCAACTCGATGCCGGACCCGGTCGCGTTCGACGTGGACGCCGCCAACGCCGAACTGCGCCAGATCACCGACCCCGTCCAGTGGATCTCCCGGTACGCCGAGCACATGGAGGCCTACGCCGCCCAGCAGGCCGCGCAACAGCGCGCCGCCGAGGTCGTCACCACGTTCGACGCCGCGCTGGCCGACTCGGCCACGATGCCCGCGTTCGCGCCCCCGCCGGAGATGGCCGCGACGGGCGCGCCGATGCCCAGGGCGTCCCAGGACGGCACGTCACCCATGTCGGCGTCGTCGGACGTCCCCACCCCGGTCACGTCGCCGGAGAACGCGATCCGGGACGACTCCGCACCTCAGGCAGCCGCGGCCGTGCCGCTCGCCGGTGGCTTCGCTGTCGCCCCGCTCGCCGCGGCCGCCGGGCCCAGACCCGTCGACCAGGCCGTTCCCGGCGCGCAGGCCGCCGAGAACTACATGCTCGACGGCGATCGCACGTTCGGCACGAGGCCGACCATGCCGCCGGTGATCGGCGGATGA
- a CDS encoding ESX secretion-associated protein EspG yields the protein MTGSFTLSLAATDILAEALGVECRRYPFQLPGIGDFVDDRVRIANAVFADLSRRGLVRGEQLNPAVADGLRLMSRYRVAIAVMGTLDDESGLYARVSADGERGLLVIQEGQMFRFEFVRPESLARTAVSLLPRLRPGHGQSVTVNAKSVATEEKREGFAREVRPARTTSQAQLIAAQEMLRKVRTGAGYFVVSAMDRSGRETRAPGLSWLDTEDGRYMAQAHPDDGGGTFAPADTVRLVQQLEDLMSSLT from the coding sequence ATGACCGGATCGTTCACGCTCTCCCTCGCCGCGACGGACATCCTCGCCGAGGCGCTCGGCGTGGAGTGCAGGCGCTACCCGTTCCAGCTGCCGGGGATCGGCGACTTCGTCGACGACCGGGTGCGGATCGCCAACGCCGTGTTCGCGGACCTGTCCCGGCGCGGTCTCGTCCGCGGCGAGCAGCTGAACCCGGCCGTCGCCGACGGGCTGCGGTTGATGTCGCGCTACCGGGTCGCGATCGCGGTGATGGGCACTCTGGACGACGAAAGCGGTTTGTACGCAAGGGTTTCCGCTGACGGCGAGCGCGGCCTGCTGGTCATCCAGGAGGGCCAGATGTTCCGGTTCGAGTTCGTCCGGCCGGAGTCGCTGGCCCGCACCGCGGTCAGCCTGCTGCCCCGATTGCGCCCGGGACACGGGCAATCCGTCACCGTGAATGCGAAATCCGTTGCCACGGAAGAGAAACGCGAAGGGTTCGCACGCGAGGTCCGTCCGGCAAGGACGACCTCGCAGGCGCAGCTGATCGCGGCGCAGGAGATGCTGCGCAAGGTCCGCACCGGCGCCGGGTACTTCGTCGTGTCCGCAATGGACAGATCGGGCCGCGAGACGCGGGCACCCGGCCTGAGCTGGCTGGACACCGAGGACGGCCGCTACATGGCCCAGGCCCACCCCGACGATGGCGGCGGCACGTTCGCGCCCGCCGACACCGTCCGTCTGGTGCAGCAGCTGGAAGACCTGATGAGCTCGCTGACCTAG